In a single window of the Cupriavidus sp. P-10 genome:
- a CDS encoding CDP-6-deoxy-delta-3,4-glucoseen reductase, which produces MAYQVTVMPSGHKFEVATDETILGAALRHSIGLPYGCKNGACGSCKGRVLEGTIVQGDHAPAALTAQEKTEGRALFCCANAASDITIECREVHGAGDIPIKKVPCRVTSLERLADDVIAIKLQLPATERMQYLAGQYVEFLLRDGKRRSYSIATPPHEDGPIELHIRHMPGGAFTDYVFGAKEGQPVMKERDILRFEGPLGSFFLREESEAPIILLASGTGFAPIKAIVEHAAYTGITRPMTLYWGGRRPKDLYMHALAEQWARDLPNFKYVPVVSDALPEDNWEGRTGFVHQAVIADHPDMSGHEVYACGAPVMINAARGDFTRQCKLHEDAFFADSFTSEADMHPAGSAPATPAA; this is translated from the coding sequence ATGGCTTATCAAGTAACCGTCATGCCCAGTGGCCACAAGTTCGAAGTGGCTACGGACGAAACCATCCTCGGCGCAGCCCTGCGCCACAGCATCGGCCTGCCCTACGGCTGCAAGAACGGCGCCTGCGGCTCGTGCAAGGGCCGCGTGCTGGAAGGCACCATCGTGCAGGGCGACCACGCCCCGGCGGCACTGACCGCGCAGGAAAAGACCGAGGGCCGCGCGCTGTTCTGCTGCGCCAACGCCGCCTCGGACATCACCATCGAATGCCGCGAAGTCCACGGCGCAGGCGACATCCCGATCAAGAAGGTGCCGTGCCGCGTGACCTCGCTGGAGCGCCTGGCCGACGACGTGATCGCCATCAAGCTGCAGCTGCCCGCTACCGAGCGCATGCAGTACCTGGCCGGCCAGTACGTGGAATTCCTGCTGCGCGACGGCAAGCGCCGCAGCTATTCGATCGCCACGCCGCCGCACGAGGACGGCCCGATCGAGCTGCATATCCGCCATATGCCGGGCGGCGCCTTCACCGACTACGTGTTCGGCGCCAAGGAAGGCCAGCCGGTCATGAAGGAGCGCGACATCCTGCGCTTCGAAGGGCCGCTGGGCAGCTTCTTCCTGCGCGAGGAATCGGAGGCTCCGATCATCCTGCTGGCTTCCGGCACCGGTTTCGCGCCGATCAAGGCCATCGTCGAGCATGCCGCCTACACCGGCATCACGCGCCCGATGACGCTGTACTGGGGCGGCCGCCGGCCCAAGGACCTGTACATGCACGCGCTCGCCGAGCAATGGGCGCGCGACCTGCCCAACTTCAAGTACGTGCCGGTGGTGTCCGACGCGCTGCCCGAAGACAACTGGGAGGGCCGCACCGGCTTCGTCCACCAGGCCGTGATCGCCGACCACCCCGACATGTCGGGGCACGAGGTCTACGCGTGCGGGGCGCCGGTGATGATCAACGCCGCGCGCGGCGACTTTACCCGTCAGTGCAAGCTGCACGAAGACGCGTTCTTCGCCGACTCGTTCACCTCCGAGGCCGACATGCACCCGGCGGGATCGGCTCCGGCCACTCCGGCGGCCTGA
- a CDS encoding NAD-dependent epimerase/dehydratase family protein → MSQIQSMLQPSRLPVLPVPSRRLGRPRLLIVGCGDVGTRCLRILSSRMRVFAVTSQPARRAELRAAGAVPLVADLDRPATLARLRGLATQVLDLAPPPGQGEGDPRTRALLAALRRKAWRQPGKPAILPDEAPPRAAFVYASTSGVYGDRQGARVSEVHAVRPQTARARRRVAAEGTVRAFGRDAGWRTSIVRIPGIYAAERLPVARLKRGTPALVPQDDVYTSHIHADDLARIMVAALFRGRPQRVVHASDDTELRMADYFDLVADRRGLPRPPRITRGQAREVIEPTLLSFMSESRRLDNRRLKRELRLRLRYPTVASFFDA, encoded by the coding sequence ATGAGCCAAATTCAGTCGATGCTGCAGCCCTCGCGCCTCCCAGTCCTGCCGGTCCCCAGCCGTCGGCTGGGCCGTCCGCGCCTGTTGATCGTCGGGTGCGGGGATGTGGGGACGCGCTGCCTGCGAATCCTGTCGTCGCGCATGCGCGTGTTTGCCGTCACGTCGCAGCCGGCGCGCCGCGCCGAACTGCGCGCCGCCGGCGCGGTGCCGCTGGTGGCGGACCTGGACCGGCCGGCAACGCTGGCGCGGCTGCGGGGGCTGGCCACGCAGGTGCTGGACCTGGCGCCGCCGCCCGGTCAGGGCGAAGGCGATCCGCGCACACGTGCCTTGCTCGCCGCCTTGCGCCGCAAGGCCTGGCGGCAGCCTGGCAAGCCCGCCATTCTACCCGACGAGGCCCCGCCCCGCGCTGCGTTTGTCTACGCCAGCACCTCCGGCGTCTACGGCGACCGGCAGGGCGCACGGGTGTCCGAAGTCCATGCGGTGCGACCGCAGACGGCGCGCGCGCGCCGCCGCGTGGCCGCCGAGGGGACGGTGCGCGCCTTTGGCCGCGATGCCGGCTGGCGCACCAGCATCGTGCGCATCCCGGGTATCTATGCCGCCGAGCGGCTGCCGGTGGCACGGCTCAAGCGGGGCACGCCCGCGCTGGTGCCGCAGGACGACGTCTACACCAGCCATATCCACGCCGACGACCTGGCCCGCATCATGGTCGCCGCGCTGTTCCGCGGCCGCCCGCAGCGCGTGGTCCACGCCAGCGACGATACCGAGCTGCGCATGGCCGACTACTTCGACCTGGTAGCCGATCGCCGCGGCCTGCCACGCCCGCCGCGCATCACGCGCGGCCAGGCGCGCGAAGTGATCGAGCCGACGCTGCTGAGCTTCATGAGCGAATCGCGCCGGCTTGACAATCGCCGGCTCAAACGCGAACTGCGCCTGCGGCTGCGTTATCCCACCGTCGCTTCCTTCTTCGACGCCTGA